In Acanthopagrus latus isolate v.2019 chromosome 17, fAcaLat1.1, whole genome shotgun sequence, the following are encoded in one genomic region:
- the zgc:110410 gene encoding protein lifeguard 1 translates to MDRTQDRSGDGYGPRPPPYSPQDCASQPYTGMSYQVGKGNVAVVSPPATYDNMVHPEEAAAAGGSEQYGQAPPDYSRGLEDNCFSDAAVRRGFIRKVYLTLMIQLLVTIGIICAFLYWDTLRRWTWENYWFSYTMMVVVFVLILVLSCCDNIRRRVPLNFITLGLFTIAEGLMLGSVSAYYDAEAVLWAVGATALVSFALTLFAMQSKWDFTAKSGSLWVFAWTLFSFALLCAILRSQYAYILYACLGTLLFSLYLVFDTQLILGGKHRKYEISPEEYVFAALNLYLDIVTLFLLLLQLIGLCR, encoded by the exons ATGGACCGCACTCAGGACCGCAGCGGGGACGGATATGGCCCTCGCCCTCCTCCGTACAGCCCTCAGGACTGTGCGAGCCAGCCGTACACGGGGATGAGCTACCAG GTGGGGAAGGGGAACGTCGCGGTGGTCTCCCCTCCTGCCACCTATGACAACATGGTCCACCCCGAGGAGGCGGCAGCGGCGGGAGGCAGCGAGCAGTACGGCCAGGCTCCCCCTGACTACTCCCGGGGCTTGGAGGACAACTGCTTCAGTGACGCCGCCGTACGACGAG GTTTCATAAGGAAAGTCTACTTGACCTTGATGATTCAGCTCCTGGTGACTATTGGGATCATCTGCGCTTTTCTTTACTG GGACACTCTCCGGAGATGGACATGGGAAAACTACTGGTTCTCCTACACCATGAT GGTGGTGGTGTTTGTGCTCATCTTGGTCCTGTCCTGCTGCGACAACATCCGTCGTCGAGTCCCCCTCAATTTCATCACCCTGGGCCTGTTT acTATAGCGGAGGGCCTGATGCTCGGCTCTGTGTCGGC GTACTATGACGCTGAAGCAGTTCTGTGGGCTGTGGGGGCGACGGCGCTTGTGTCCTTCGCCTTGACTCTGTTCGCCATGCAGTCAAAG TGGGACTTCACCGCAAAAAGTGGGAGCCTGTGGGTGTTTGCCTGGACCCTCTTCTCGTTTGCACTGCTTTGTGCAATTCTCCGATCGCAG TATGCTTATATCCTGTACGCCTGCCTGGGAACCTTGCTGTTTTCTCTA tatTTGGTGTTCGATACCCAGCTCATCCTGGGTGGAAAACACAGGAAGTATGAGATCTCCCCCGAGGAATATGTGTTCGCCGCTCTCAACCTTTATTTGGACATTGTCaccctgttcctcctcctgctgcagctcatcGGCCTCTGCCGCTAA